CTCCACCTCGGCCTTCTTCTCCGCCAGCTGCCTGTTCATGTCGGCGATCATCTTCTCCAGACCGTCGATACGCAGATTGGCCTTGCGCAGCTGGGCCGCCGAACGTTGCAGCGACTCGATCTTCGCGCGGTTCTCCCGCAGCAGCCGGTCGATGGCCTTGATGTCGTTGTCGATCTCCTCGACGGGACGGCGGCCTCCCTCCGACTCCCCGGCCACGGTGATCAGGTTCTCGCGCGACTTGATCAGCGCGAGGTTCTCCGAGATGGCGTTGATGTCCGCGAACACGGCATTGATCAGCGAGTCCTTCGCGCTGACGACCAACTCCAGCGAATCGCTCCGGCTCTCGGCCTCGACGGCAACCTGCCTGCTCACGCAGGAGGCAAGGAGTGCAACGACGCCCAGCGCCGCGGCGGTTGCTATATGCTTCATCTTGTTTTTCATGGCTCCGACTCTTTAAGGGTTTACGGTCTTGTTTGCCTTCAGGCGCAAATATATGCATAAAAATAAAATCTTGTACGGATTTTTTCACAAAGGCCGGAAATTCCCTGCGGGGAATGAAAAACAACGGGCCGCAACCCTCGGTTGCAGCCCGTTATTTCGTAAATGCGCAAGCAGTTTTACTTCGCATTCTTCTTATCGTAGCGTTTTGCGTAACGGCTCATAAACTTATCGACGCGACCAGCGGTGTCAACCAACTTCATCTTACCGGTGTAGAACGGGTGCGAGGTGTTGGAAATTTCCATCTTATACACGGGATAGGTTTCGCCGTTCACTTCGATGGTCTCTTTTGTCGAAACGGCGGACCGACACAAAAACACGACGTCGTTGGACATGTCCTTGAACGCCACCAAACGATAATTCTCCGGATGAATACCCTTTTTCATTTCGTTGTTTTTGTTTTTAATTAATGCTTAAGCGCGACAAAGGTACGAATTAATTCGCAACAAACAAGCCCGCGTGCAAATTTTTTCGCACCCGGAGCACCTCGGGGTTGCGCAATCTGAATACTTTTTCTATCTTTGCGCCACGAAAGCGCCCCGGGGCGCAGGACCGGGCCCATAGCTCAGTTGGTCAGAGCAGCGGACTCATAATCCGAAGGTCGTGGGATCATGCCCCTCTGGGCCCACAGAAAAAGAGGTTACGAATTGCCGTAACCTCTTTTTTCGCACTCTTCGGGAGCGGCGTTATTCCAGCTTCGCCGCGTCGGAGGCCAGCTTTTCGTAGATGGCGACCATTTCGCCGAACGATCCCTCGCCGCGTTTCAGCTCGTACATGAAGACGCCCTTGTAACCGGCCTTCATCAGCGCCCCGTACAGCGCGGGCCAGTCGATCTTGCCCTTGCCCGGAAGCCAGTGACGTTCATCGACCATGTCGTAATCCGAGACATGGACGGTCGCAATCCGGTCGCCGCACGCCTCGACGAAGTGCAGCAGGTCCTCCGAAAGCAGGTGGTTCGTGTCGAAACAGATTTTCACCTCGGGATAAGGGGCGATGATGCGCAGCAGCTCGGCCGAGTTCCGCCCGAGGCACGTGCGGGGCAGATCCTCGATGCACAGCTGCGCGCCGATCCGCGCCGCCTCCCTGCGCAATATGCCGATCGAAGCGATGCTGTTCCGGATACGCTGCTCGCGCTCCCCGTCCGCAATCGGTTCGGAACTGGGATGCAGCACCAGTTTCTCCGGTCCCACTTCGCCGCAGATCGCGATCATTTCGGTCAGGAATTCGAGGTTGGCCATGCGGGCGCTGTCGTTCAGCACCGAGATGTCCAGCTTGCGGGAGAACGGGAGGTGGCACGACCAGACCTTCAGACCGGCCTCGTCGGCCATGCGTTTGGCGTGCAGCGCCTTCTCGCGGATTTCAGCCACGGTCCCGCGGCCGCTGATGCCGATTTCGACATACTCCACGCCGGCCTTCGCGGCGGCGGCCATCTCCTCGGGGCTCATGCTGCTGGTCGAGCTTCCGACGCCGAGACACTGGGCCGTCAGGTTGGCGGCGCACACCAGCGCCGCTGCCGTAAACAGAATTCTTTTTTTCATCGCTTCCGGTTATTTGGTGTAGTTTTTCACGCAGCGGACGTTCAGATAAATATCCTTGGCCGCCTCCTGATTGGTCTTGGTCTGAAGGTTCAGACTCGTACCGCTGATGACCAGCGAACGGGCCGTCGAGGCGTTGGTCTGCCCGATGAACCACACGTAGCCCCATTTGCCCAGCGCGCCGCTGTTGAAACTGCCGTCGGCCTTCTGATAGCCCAGCGGATACCAGCCGAAACCGATGCTTTCGGCCCCGTCGACGAATTGCAGGAGGGGTTCCCCGGCGTCCGTGAGCGTCATATTCGCCTGATTCCAAATACCGCCGTCAACGATACGGCCGTTGCCGCCGCGCAGCCATGCGCCGACGTTGCCCGTATTCTTGACCGTGCAGCCCGACTTGTAGAATCCGGCCTTCGTAATGGCATTCTCGGGTTTCCCGTCGTGGCCGCCGGAGAAGGTGTATCCGCCCTGCGCGAAATCGTCGGGAATGGCATACTCGCTTTTGATAGCCATCAGCATGTCCCACCAGTCGTTGGCGTTGGCCACGTGCCAGCCTTCGGGACAGCAGCCGCGTATCTGGACGCCGAACTCGCCCTCCTCCGTACCGTCGAGTTTGAA
This Alistipes shahii WAL 8301 DNA region includes the following protein-coding sequences:
- a CDS encoding sugar phosphate isomerase/epimerase family protein, with the protein product MKKRILFTAAALVCAANLTAQCLGVGSSTSSMSPEEMAAAAKAGVEYVEIGISGRGTVAEIREKALHAKRMADEAGLKVWSCHLPFSRKLDISVLNDSARMANLEFLTEMIAICGEVGPEKLVLHPSSEPIADGEREQRIRNSIASIGILRREAARIGAQLCIEDLPRTCLGRNSAELLRIIAPYPEVKICFDTNHLLSEDLLHFVEACGDRIATVHVSDYDMVDERHWLPGKGKIDWPALYGALMKAGYKGVFMYELKRGEGSFGEMVAIYEKLASDAAKLE
- a CDS encoding type B 50S ribosomal protein L31, translating into MKKGIHPENYRLVAFKDMSNDVVFLCRSAVSTKETIEVNGETYPVYKMEISNTSHPFYTGKMKLVDTAGRVDKFMSRYAKRYDKKNAK